A region of the Vigna unguiculata cultivar IT97K-499-35 chromosome 9, ASM411807v1, whole genome shotgun sequence genome:
ACAAAGCATTGTTGAAggcaaaagaaagagagaaagatgaaCCCAACATGGGTTTTTGTGGTGAGTGTTGCAGCCATGTTGGTTGTTGTTGCGAATGGACAATCGTCGGTGAAGCCATTGGTGAAGACGGTGAAGGGGAAGAAGGTGTGTGACAAAGGGTGGGAGTGCAAGGGTTGGTCTGCTTATTGCTGCAACGATACCATCTCTGACTACTTTCAGACCTATCAGTTTGAGAACCTCTTTGCAAAGCGCAATTCGCCGGTGGCACACGCTGTTGGATTCTGGGACTACCGTTCTTTCATCACTGCTGCAGCACAGTATCAGCCCAATGGCTTTGGCACCACCGGAGGAACCACCAGTGGCCAGAAGGAGGTTGCCGCTTTCCTCGGCCATGTCGGTAGCAAAACCTCTTGTGAGTGATCACTTTTCTTTCACATATATACCACATTTCATATAGAGTCTAAGTCTCCTATactataaaaaatgagaaaatttagCATAGAAGACCATAAGTTTATTGTTTTTGGATCATGTTCCGCTGCACCCAATAAGTTCACGTCGCTTAAGAGTCGAGGTTAAACGAAgtttatatattcttaattcTCTCTGCCATTCGAGATGTTTTTCAAGGTCAAAACTGTGTGATGGAGCTCAAACGCTCCAAAGTCGGAATCAGAATATTGACACCACTGTGGTAACGAATAACTCCCCTTCAACTTCTCTTGTCCTTGACTTTTTTTCCGGTACACCCATTAAATCTCATATTGCTCAGAAGTCGACCGTAAACTCCAAAGGGGAATACCTCGTATGTCATTAGTATTCTTTCTTCTCGATTAGTTCTGGCCTTGATAGACCAAACATCTTGGGATGTCCTTGATCTTATATACCATGAAGTTGTGTGGTAACCATTGTAGGAATAATGTTTCAGGTGGTTACGGGGTGGCTACTGGGGGACCCTTGGCCTGGGGTTTATGCTACAACAAAGAATTGAGTCCTGATAAATTCTACTGCGACGAGTACTACAAATTGACCTACCCATGCACTCCTGGTGCAGCATACTACGGTCGTGGTGCAATCCCACTTTACTGGTTAGTCAGAAGCATTATTTCATGCAAAGATTTTACCAAATCTGGAGCAATATATAGTCACGATCAAACAAAGTCCTTGTGTTTTTGTCCTTTGATAACAGGAACTACAACTACGGAAAAGCTGGGGAAGCCCTGAAGGTGGATCTGCTGAACCATCCAGAATACATAGAACAAAATGCAACCCTAGCGTTTCAGGCTGCGCTGTGGCAGTGGATGACCCCACCGGAGAAGCACCTACCTTCACCCCACGATGTGTTTGTTGGGAATTGGAAACCCACCAAGAACGATACTTTGTCCAAAAGGGTACCTGGGTTTGGTGCCACAATAAATTTACTCTACGGGGACCAAACCTGTGGGCAGGGACCTGATAATGAGGCCATGAACAACATCATTTCTCACTATCTTTATTACCTTGATCTCATGGGTGTTGGCAGAGAAGAGGCAGGGCCTAATGAAGTTCTCTCCTGTGCTGAACAAAAGGCTTTTAAGCCCTCTGGTTCACCATCTTCTGCCACAAATTGATTCTTCCTTGTTGCCTCAGATTTTTGTTGGCTGGTCCATTCTTGAAATCCTGCTAAAGATTCTTAATAAAGGGGGCAAGTAGACAACATATTTCAACTACGTTGGCCTTCGCATGGTGAGAGTTAAACAACGTTTGGAGTGGACACTGATCATGGTTAATTTGTGTATAGATTCTTACTTTGCATACAAATATCTTGGCTTTTGAGATGTCTCCTTTCTCTTgtataatttgaatatattttggTATAATGTATACAATTGAATATTTGATCATCAAAGACTGTACCAATTTTGTTGATATTTGGATGTTGTGCAATCAAAATGATACCAAGCTTCACACGAATAAAAAGCTTTTTCGTAGACCCCATACAAAAAACTTATCATTTTGTCCTTTTCGAATTGTgtaatctaaaaattaaaaaaataattcaaattgtacaatttagaaaatatttatgttgtataatctgaaagtaaaaaatagttttaaaagaaaatgatgggGTGTAGGAAGTAATTACCTCGAGACAATTGGAACACGAGGACTAGTTAAAAATGTTGCGTTCTTCAAGCCCAATATGCTTTCTTATTGGGTCCTAAAATCAGTTCTGAACGGgcctttcaaattttttatttcatatgttAAACGAAAAAAACAATTGTGTTGGCAATCGAAATATAGAACGCACTAcgaagaaaaattaatatattttcttaacaCCTGAACCAATATTATAAAGTAATCTATTAACTATGAACAttaatttaagtaatttttgCTTCCTTAAATTAATAGACACATATGTATGAGAAAGTTCGtcagtaatattttaattgctaATGTAGTGATATCAAATAGTCATGTAATTGTTATCATTCAACGTTTTAGTACATCTATTTGagaagttatatatatgtttttaatactTATAGATTTATCttcgattttttttatctcttaaagaaaatttagaatGAATGAGAATCAAGTGCTGACAAATCTCTACAATTTAATGTGCTTCATAATCAGGTTCTTCACGGTGTtcgtaaaaaaaatcaattgctTTTAATAAAGTATGAGTCGTAATGGTTGTTGAAAAgtattgaataaaaacaactaaAACTTCAGACATTAACACATATTAAAGTGTTTTTTCAATCGTCtacaaaaagatataaaattatcCATGGTTCAAAAAAGCAATGAATAAAAGGAATAATCTGCATAAGAAATccattgtttaaaaatattatttaaacctTCGAATAAAGGAAAGAGAGGGAAAAAAAGGAGGAtttttaaaagaagaagaagaaaaaaatatacttacTTTGTTAgtactttattatttacttaCTCATGTGCTCTATataaatcattaaattaaatattcacattttaatttcataaaaaggaAATAGGTTACCTTTACTTAACATAGTTTGAACTTAAGTTCTCAAAGCTATTTTGCTTTGGCTCTTTTCTAATGTAACTTTTTTGAACTTAAGTTTCAAAGCCTCCATGGATCTTTCGTGATGAAGCTTCTTTTACCAAAAGTTGAAGCTTTGGATTGTTGAAGATAGAAACTAATCCCACCAACACATCTAACAAACCTACCATTTTAACCTAAAAAGAAAGTATAGATGAagaaataggaagaaaaaatgaatgaaggagaagaaaaaactCACCTTGTGAAGAAGGGAATGAAGTAGTAAGAAgctttatatatagttaaagTTCATTAGATGGATTAAACTTGAAGAACCTATGAGAGTGGAAGATGCTTGGCCAAGAGagaataaaagtataaattttcaTTGTTGTTGTGTATGTGTGTGGGTGGGTGTTAACATGATTTAAAGTTTGtgtttttaagttatatatatagcTTTTAAAGTTATTTCCTTAATTTTGAAATAGTCATAATTTAAGTTCTTTGTCTTTCTTCATTTAGTcaaacttcaattttatttcaaaacacCAAAAATAGAGAGTGGAAGAAAGTTCAAAAAGACTGAAGtggtttatttttttgtgaaagACAAGAAAAATGTGATTTACGAAAGAGATaacttgcattttttttataaatgaaaagaaataagcGAAAATTATCCACATAATGtcatacatattttaatatttatattttataatgataataaatgatatttaagataataaatacaaattaaattaataataataaattatttatttatttgtttaattttattgttttcaatcaatttaaatgatctcattttttttttatttctcaattttCCATCTTTCAAGCCAAACAGAGATAAAGGAAATCTATCCAAGGAGATTAAGTTTTATTGAAGTAGGTTTAAGGCATTTaccaaatttaagaaaaaggaTTTAACCATTATGTTAACCAAGTTTAATCtctcattatattatattaggtTACATCAAAgtagaataataatttaatgagtTTAGTATGAGATGTATCTTTGGTCCACATTAAATTGTTCCTTATGTATTTACTATCATACCAATTAAAcaataatactttattttagagtttaaaatttttatagaaaGTTATTTATGTGGTTAATAATCTTATACTCATATCAGTCTTCGTGAAATGtttgaaagaaataatttgGAAGAATCTCTTACCATGTCGTAACATTTTTAGTTTTAGGTTGATCAAATTAACCGTTGAAAGTCAcacaactttataattaattatatttttttgtctaattaatacttttaaaaaaacattaattaagtTAATGAAATGAATAGTAAAATTTAGGTGCTATACTTTtgcaattaaaattttcttcaaagatctCCATGAAATCATATAGGGTCCAAGACATACTAAAAATGAATCTTATCCAATTTATCATTTCACCTATTTTAGGTATATAAATcctaaattgtaaaat
Encoded here:
- the LOC114164114 gene encoding chitinase-like protein 2: MNPTWVFVVSVAAMLVVVANGQSSVKPLVKTVKGKKVCDKGWECKGWSAYCCNDTISDYFQTYQFENLFAKRNSPVAHAVGFWDYRSFITAAAQYQPNGFGTTGGTTSGQKEVAAFLGHVGSKTSCGYGVATGGPLAWGLCYNKELSPDKFYCDEYYKLTYPCTPGAAYYGRGAIPLYWNYNYGKAGEALKVDLLNHPEYIEQNATLAFQAALWQWMTPPEKHLPSPHDVFVGNWKPTKNDTLSKRVPGFGATINLLYGDQTCGQGPDNEAMNNIISHYLYYLDLMGVGREEAGPNEVLSCAEQKAFKPSGSPSSATN